DNA from Ananas comosus cultivar F153 linkage group 12, ASM154086v1, whole genome shotgun sequence:
TGTGTATATGATTGGGCTGACGATAACGTCAAGATCTAAATAGGAGTCTGCAACACCCCATAATCTCACATCAGATGAATACGGGGtagtaattaaaaatataagagataATGGACTTCAGTAATAATAAATAGGTTTAAACATTTTAGGTTAGTGGTTTGAGTTCAACGAATTACTATTGATAGTAGGTCGGATCGTTACAATTCTTGAAGTTTTACGGAACCTGCTAAATGGTGCGTTCAAACAACTTATTTGCAAATCTTTCTACACTAAAAGTGTCAAATCTAAACCATGTTTATTTGGCATTTTGAGAAGGTTTGGCTATATTTCAGATTAATAGACACTTTTTATTCCTAGAAAGCTAAAAATGAATTTATCTGGTTTGGGAAATGTGTTATAAAGTCTCTAAATAAATGGAAATAGTTTGGTTACCACAATTTACATGATTTTAATTAATGGTGCTTGGAATCTACACGCATGAACTAATCAAAATTCTTCAAAAAATTATGTACACTAGTAACTATAACTTTCGATATTTTGGATCTAAATAAAATTGTTTAGTTCAATTTAGGATTTTTTTCGAATTCAACTATGGATTCGAACACCGCACGCGAATCCAAATTGCCACAGGACAGGATATGGATTGAACTGAAAAATCATAGAATAGCAGAACTAAGCAATAAAGCTTCAATTAGAAATGGTTTTGATCCTCATAACCCAACAAAGATAATATTCATCAGGTAAATGaaaattattatacaaaaataaaagaaaaaaaaaaaagagagagagattgtagACCCATCTCAAATGTTAaacagaattttttttccatctttCACATTGATCAGATAGGAAAGAATCAAGAACAGTTAATCTCACACACGAAACTGATGCTTCCGACAAATCAAAGTTACAAAATCGTTTCGACGCTATCGAAAGAGAGCCTTAGATGCCACTGAAGAGCCCAAAATCCTTTACATGCAACAATCTTTTTTGTTTCATACTAACCATGGCTAAAGAAACAACCAAAATCCAGCTATCAACACACAAAACACAATTTAGGAGGAAAACCACCAGTAGCATGCAGTAAATTTCACAAACAAGATCCAACTTAATATTGAAGTATCTAATAGATCATTGTATTTAATCGcaataaaagagaataaaaaacaaTTGCAACTTCTCTCAGAATTTAGAGATAATTAGGACTCGATCgattcttttcttatcttttttttttgggaggggggttttgagttttttttttttctttttcttttagctATTAAGTGCAGTGTTTTTACAGATGGGACATAAGTTCTTGATCACTAGCCATTGTTTGATGCATGCAGTATGAAAGTCATGCCCACAATCCAACCTCCCCAGCTCATCCCCTTCAACATATTCTTCCTGCAACATAAGGAAGTGACAAGTTATTAGCGCTTTTTATTCgctagggaaaaaaaaaggggttaaaACATAAGGGattcataataaatatcatGATTTTCACATTAACAGCATTGATCAATGTGCAACATAATGGAGTATAATAATAGTTTTTGGAAGAAGTGTACAGAGGGAAAAGCGAATAATAGTGACATTTATGTGAAGGGATAAATGTAATTACCCGACAGATACAGCACGGTTCAGTTTCTGCTAATGGTTCTAATGTAAGGGAGAAATATTTCCGCTGCTTCAAGTGGTTCATAATTTTTTCCTCGCTCAGTCCCGTGCTTACATTTCCTATCCGTTCTTCCAATGCCAAAAGTTCCTAAAGATCAAGACGACAAAAAAGTGATAGAAAGTTTCGAATGTATTAGCAGGACCAAGTTGCAACACCGAGGAGATAATTGTTGTACAGAGCAAGTTTTGTCACCTCATAAGACATATTGTCAACGTCGAGCCGCATGTCTCGGTGCCTGTCGTGCAAATCGGCACCCCCAAAGAATCCAGACCGATCAAAGAAAAGAACATCCTGTTTCAAGGCCACCATGACAAGTTAAATTCCTCGAAAAAGGAAAGCTGAAGTTCCGAAGAAGCCCATCATTCAGATTAGTGCTGAAGGTGAAAAATCCCACCTACACATGATTGCTATGTACACAACATAGCAGGGCAACCTAGTACTTGGAGCAGCCAAATGCTATTAGTAGTGGTGGCGACTTTCCACCAGACATTTTGGGTATAACAAACTCAAGGTTCGAACCAATAGTTCGTGAAATGAGGAGAAAAGTCATGTCTGGCTTCCGTGAAATTCaaaaatagaatgaataggTCATTCCAGGTCAAATGAACCAAAGAGTTTGATTGATTTTTGACTGATTACACATGAAACAAAATTTCCTGGCAATCCACTGGGTCACTGAAGACTTAACCGGATCAGACATGGATGAAGCTTCTCCTCGCCCAAGTAGGATCAGATTGCGTTTCACTGGCCCATATAGTGTTACTATTTGAGGTAAACCTTACCTCACTAAACCCATTATTGCCGGTTATTGTTTGGAAGAGGTCTAAGTTTACTATGAGCACCCCAAACTAACAAGTAGCGGAACTTGAGACGAAAACAAATTTTCATAGTTAAGGAAAGTAATAACATTCATTTCAGAGACTTCGAAGTACACAAGAAAACTAAAAGCTAACCTCAAGTCGTAGATTTTCCTGCCTCCGGACAAATTCTAGCATGTTGCGTATCTGTTGCAGATAGAAAAATGTTACTCACATTGGAATTGATTCAATTCCAGCCTTTCGTGTAGtgggaaataaaaataaataaatagtagatACTACATGAGCATATTGACTAGAAAAACAAGCTCAAAGAAAAACAGTAgtagcaagagagagagagagagagagagagaaaacaaagCAAAACAAAAGGCCAAACAGAAANCCAAAAAAAAGTGTCATGTTTGATCAAATTTGAAAGCAATGATTTGGTGAATATTAGTGAATATTCAAGCTTAATCCCTGAACTTTCacactaaaatttgaaattgcatCCCTGACGGCTTTAAGCTGAAAATAATGGAACACTACTTCCATAGATTGTGGTGCCAACACAGGCTTTTTATCATATAGCTTCACTATACAGATCCAAATGCTGGCATATCAAGCTTGCTTTGCTCTGTTATAGTTAGGCTCCCAAGGAACACTAGAGGCTTTTGAtgggaaaagaaaagttttagcCTAAGCTGCAAAGCAACAAAGATTTGCATAACAAACAATTGATAAGAGAAAATAATTCATATTTCCAAATTTGGCTTGAATTGGGGTGACGTTTGTTGAGAACATTTTACAAGTATGGCTTATACGTCCGCTCTCTATTATCAAATACCTGCTTATTTATCATTATTCCCAAGGCTAATGTACTTCTTACTTTAGTTTTCACTTTTCAGAATAGAATAACATAAGACGGTCCACataatttatatgatttaaaaGAAACTTCCACACCAAGCTGTAGCcacttattattttataatgggGAAGCAATTTGGTATGCACCAATGAGAAAAGTTGCTCAtgcttctcaaaaaaaaaaaacaagtttgTAGGACCGCCAGCCAAAATCAGATAATAACACTATCACACCAATATaagattattataataatagtaaacTTAGGTAGAATTGCTTTTTCTGCCAACACCATGCTAAGCAAATATATTAGCATATTACTTGCAGTTATGTGCCCTGAGACATGAATTCAAAAGTCTGTAAAAGAAAATACTGTAACATGAAAATCATGCCTTCTTCATTGCACTCATTTGTATACcctaatcattatcatcatgGAAGAAGCTAACAAGtagaatattaaataatatcaaGAGACATTGAAGTCTTTTATTTGAGTTAAAAGAAAGAAGACAACTAGCTacacaaaaaagaataaaattgttTTCATCTAGATGATTTATTAGTAATACCTCTGATAACATCctgcttctttcttctcttgCAGCCGCCAAAGCCTGCACGGATAAGGGAACACCATTGTGCCCATCATTATGCCTATTTATCAACGGTGCTGATCTCACGAACGGTTGGTGATGATCTGGAAGAACAGCTTCAGATTGGTGGGTCCCAACCACATACGGGGTGAAAGAACGATGGCGTGGTGGAAGAACACTCCGATTTCTCTCCCGGGGTCCACCATTTGGCGAAGTCATGGACCTACGCAAAATCTCCGCTAAGCGATGGCAATTTTGAGGTGTGTTTCTTCTTCCGGTACTGCTTGACTGCCGGCTCGAACTTGATTCCTCTGAAGTTGACTGCTCACCTGCGATCTCTAAGGAACTCGAAGAACTTCCTATTCTTAAATTAGAAGTCCCACTCGGTGGGAACGGGTGCACAGCTTGAGGCAAATTTGGAAAAGATGGCAAAGGAGGATGCCTATATGAGCTTGGAACATTAGCTAATAACATGGAGTCTTCTGAATCATGTACAGGAATAAAAGAAGGAGATGGTTGATGGGTTGTAGGCCAATTATTACTATTAGCAGAACTACTGTTCACTTGAGGAAacggattaggattaggattaggaggAGATATATGACTCTGACTCAAGTCAATTCTCATTCGAGTATTTCTTAGAAGGCTTTCTTCTACCGGAGGATGTAGACAAGGGTGGGTTGATGAGCTAGGCAAATGTAAATTACTGCCAGTAGCATTATGAGGTGAAGTAGACAACAACAATCTATCTCCACTGTGGTGAAGATGACTTGAACTACCAGGAGTAGAAGACTGTCCTTGAATTCCATCAATACTCTTCCTCTTGCAAGATGAATGATGATCACCCTCTTCCGGAAAGAAGTTGATATTAGCATTTTCTGTATTATGATTCTGCTGAAGAGGCTGATTATAATCAATCTGAGAAATGTTAAGGTTTAAATTCCTATTCCCAAAACGAAGCATATCAGTTTCTTCAGATCCTCCGACTTCCATTCTCTGTCCACCTTCGATAAAGTTCACATTTTCATGACTATCCCTTTCACCATATAGCATATGACTATCGCCAGAAGGGAATAAATAACCTGGCAAATTTTGGGCCTCTATTGGATTGATATGTAAATTGTGCTGATCTGTGGTAGAGGCATTCGAACTAGACCCAATTTCCGGGTAGGAATGCATAGTATTATCTTTTCCTTTCTTGGGGGCCAGTGTGTTTGCCTCCTGAATCCTAAGgaaggaaggaaagaaaaaacacGCAATAGACTTTCCTGATATCAGTCAAATACACAAAATCCGCTCGACAACAGCAACCAGAGCAACCTGCAAAGAGATTACGAAAGAAAAAGGGGGAAATTTTAGTTTAACGGAGTAGACATTCGGAACAGAATCCAGTaagaaataggaaaaaaaaccCTCAGTTTCTCAAGGAAATTGCAACAGGAATAAGTTATAATCAAGCAAAAGGATTTTCAAGGAGAATTATAACAAAGCTTACATTTTCCTGATTGATAAGTCTAAAAGCTAAAGATGCTTTGATTAATTGCTTACTAGCTGAAGATGCAGTAACCACCCTTAAAAGAAGATCATTGTTACTTAATCTGATGTTAAAGAAACATGTCAATGAAATAAGGCCCTTTTGGCCCTGTGTTTGCATCTGCTTTGAGCTACAGTCACCTTTGTTAGAGTTTATGGCGAACAGAAGAGCCTCCACCTTAGAGCTTCTGCTGCGGCGGGAAGCTGAAATGAGATTCTAAGGTGAAAAAGCTAGAAACTCCAATTTCGATCTTCCGATATAATGCTTCTACTAATAGGCGATAACACTACCGAAACAACACTTTATCGAATAGCACTACACAATAGCACTACCGAAACAACACTTCATCGAATAGCACTACACAATAGCACTACTGAAACAATACTTCATCGAATAGCACTACACATTACAACTCAAGCAAAATGGTTACTCATACTGTTTGCACAAAAAGTGGTCACAAGGAGATAATAGCTAGATTTTGGAGAGCATAGAGAGCATACACATAGAAAAAGCATAAACTTTTAGAGGCATATATATACAAGTTCTCTGTTGTTTCTACTTATTTCATCTCCTCCACCTATCAAATCCAACTCTCTCTCCTCCTGAAAAGGTCCACATATAATCAGCATCAAATCACGACACAAGGGGAACAAAAACCCAAATTTTTACTCCCTCAGATCCCCAAAATACCTAAAAAAGCAAATTTTCCCCTAAAAAATCAGATGATTTCACCTCCGATGAGCTCAGATTCGTCAAAACTCACCTCCGAAACACGAATCGGCCGCAAAATCCCAAGGATCGGAGATCGAAACCGCCCCTCCTCGCCTCAAGCCCCGATCAGTCGATCGCCCGATCGATCGCCCGATCGATCGCGATCTCTAAAACCGCAAAGAGAGGATGCGATGGGTACGGAGAGAgcgcgagagcgagagagagagagagagagagagaggcgaaaTGGGGAGGAAtttaagtagatttttttttttaatatatatatatatatatcaatacaaGGAAGGGGGAGAGAAGGTgaatggtgatgatgatgatgatgatgatgatgatgatgcatggAAATGGGAAGGGGAGGAGACACACACACTCACACTCCCCTCCCATGTGACACCTCTCCATACACGTCAGCATTACACGTCAGCGTACCTCCACGTGGCCAGGGGGAAAAATTTTaatgggtaaactttaaatatcactcatgccatttcacattttctcactttaatatcatatagtttaaaatatatcaagttagtattatgtaattttatatttattttgtcgtcaattttttcgttaatattttattaaattatgtacaaaaaacttcaaatacttcatCTAGGcatattgaatattcactttagtattttttagctttaattttattactgatttaacgaaaataattaatggagtcgataataaaaatataaaaatgaaatcacatgacactaaattattacactttaaaccacagggtactaaagtgagaaagtgtgaaaccatatggttagtatttgaagttttttcaaattttatactatGGTAGTGGCActatatttttttggataaacttcaaatatcattcc
Protein-coding regions in this window:
- the LOC109718412 gene encoding probable E3 ubiquitin-protein ligase HIP1; the protein is MHSYPEIGSSSNASTTDQHNLHINPIEAQNLPGYLFPSGDSHMLYGERDSHENVNFIEGGQRMEVGGSEETDMLRFGNRNLNLNISQIDYNQPLQQNHNTENANINFFPEEGDHHSSCKRKSIDGIQGQSSTPGSSSHLHHSGDRLLLSTSPHNATGSNLHLPSSSTHPCLHPPVEESLLRNTRMRIDLSQSHISPPNPNPNPFPQVNSSSANSNNWPTTHQPSPSFIPVHDSEDSMLLANVPSSYRHPPLPSFPNLPQAVHPFPPSGTSNLRIGSSSSSLEIAGEQSTSEESSSSRQSSSTGRRNTPQNCHRLAEILRRSMTSPNGGPRERNRSVLPPRHRSFTPYVVGTHQSEAVLPDHHQPFVRSAPLINRHNDGHNGVPLSVQALAAAREERSRMLSEIRNMLEFVRRQENLRLEDVLFFDRSGFFGGADLHDRHRDMRLDVDNMSYEELLALEERIGNVSTGLSEEKIMNHLKQRKYFSLTLEPLAETEPCCICREEYVEGDELGRLDCGHDFHTACIKQWLVIKNLCPICKNTALNS